The Melanotaenia boesemani isolate fMelBoe1 chromosome 11, fMelBoe1.pri, whole genome shotgun sequence genome includes the window aaatgcaaataaacaggCTTTGCAATGGAATAAGATTTGTTGCTAAGAATTATGTCACAACAAAGAAACTATTTATCAAACACAAAAGTTTATATAttgcagttgctgcagatttgtcagctgcacatccatgttCTAAATGCAAGATAGCATTTCACACAGACTTTGTTAAATACAAATATGTTTTTGGTTTGATgatcaaattattatttaacatgaGCAAGGACACTGGCTCACTTGAATTCAGCACAGCACACAGCTCTATTATATTTTTGACTAATATTAGCAAAATCAGTGTGATGTAAGTTGCTAAAAGTTAACCTTCATTTATCTTAAGTGTCATGCAGCATAGAGAACAGATTAAACATAGCctccttttttctgtaaagcatAATTTGCAGACAATTGTGTCTCTGTTTCCAGCACATATTCACATAATACTGCACATTGTTCACACAACAAATTAACTTGAAGCAGTTTAGCTGCAGTCTACTAGTTTAATTTAGATGAAGCCATTTAACCATATTGAGGTCAATCACATTTTATCACAGTTTAAGGTTTAAGGTGACCATGGCAGATTTCATTTAATCTATCAAATTCAATTCATGAaagaaaagtaattaaaaatccctgatgctcgagtcctcactatgaccaagaAAGAGGACAggatcagtccagctctgaggtcttttccactggctgcctgtttgtcagagaatggactttaaagttctgttactggtctataaagctctgaatgttttaagaccaaaatacatcagtgacatcttgacccagtatgaacctgccagacccctcaggtcatctggatcaggtcttttatcagttcccagagtcagaaccagacatggagaagcttcattcagcttctatgcttcCCTTTTCTGGAACAAATTCCCccaaagcctcagatcagccaaaacactcagtttatttaaatccaggttagaGACACACCTGTTCTCTGCTACATTGGaatagttttcatttaaaagtccaaatcttcactgtttcttttaagcttgtttttatctaatgttctttcttatgcctttttcttttgcttttaattttaaattgctTTAATTTTATGATGGTTCaatgtctctgtaaagcactttgaatcaccctgttgctgaattgtgctgtacaaataaacacGCCTTGCCAAACTTGACAAAGTTCATTAAACTAAccctgatttttcttttttagctttaGCTTAAACTTTATCTCACAGTGATGGATGAGAACTCCCGTAAAACACAATTGTATCTCTGTACacagatttcttttattattcaaCCTTTGTTCAGATAACAAGGTGTTCTGTTACCTCCAAGGCCAACAGAACACACCACATGTGAGGAAGGAGCATTGAGGAGAGGATTCAATCTAATCCCTCCAAAAATAGTGaattgtgttatattttatagATACTTTTTCACTGATTTGAATGTATACAGTTTATAGTAAAGACAAAATATGGtatcatatgtttttttttctttttgtattgtcACTTCTTTAAAGCTTCATCAAAGTTTACAATAAAGCAAAGGCATTCTTTAAATGACCAGAATACCAAGCCACTGAACAATGGCAGTTCATGGGAAATGAGTTAAAGTGTATTTAATAATACTTTTTATAATAAGCTGAAACTATATATTTTCACTTAATGTATTAAGAGTGACTCTACAAAATATGCCCTTCAGGCTTCAACATAATGGCTTAAATCATGCATCCCATGATAAAAGATTAAAGAGAGCAATACATCTTTCCCATTAGATAGATTAGTACTCACAGTAATGTATGTACAGATTCAGAACCATTTGTCAAAAAAGCATGTGGAAGAActctgtttttatctgtattttctttttctgtaaaaacacacagtcataaaatatttaaaatacagatttttgaGATGTATGTTTAGAAAATGACTGACTGAAGCTTGGTACAATACTGCATCAGTCCATGTTGTCATGTGACAGCCCACAACTAAATGGAGATCTGTCCTTCTGcgcaaaatgaaataaattttatGGCAAGAAAATAtgtacttatatatatatatatatatatatatatatgtataagtAAAGTATACTGACTGATATTAAGGTATAGTTATTAGCTCTGGAATTTCTCCAGTGGTGCCCGTAggtaatattttacattaataattttattgaaTATTAACAATTGTCCATAGACACTTATTAATAATGGCTAATGGTTAGATTCTTATCAAAACCCAACAACAAGAAGCTGAGAACAAAGAAATTATTAGTCAATTTGTGATATGgtgtcaatcacctcatcttggacacaaacaaaactaaagagaTGATTGTTGGAGCAACAGGAGGAAACAAAGAACTGTCTACATcttgggagaagaggtggaggaatacaagtaccttgacTTCAGCTAgacaaatgcaacacagaagcatctacaGAAAggaacagagcagactctactttcTAATttaatgtctgcaccaagatgtggCATATCTTCCGTCTGTTGCAGAAAGTCCAATCAGCTTTACAGCCATCTggtggggcagcagcatcaaagCTAGACACtcaaagagactgaacaaactgataaaGAAGGCTGCtcctgtgctggggataactctggagccgctgatTGTCCAGGAAAGAAtgcttcacatcctctacataacagtgaagaaacaacagtgtgttcagtgtgaggcttcGTCAAGACCAATGTAAGACAGAAAGATACCAGAGATTCCTGCAAACAGCCATCCCCCTCTGGAAAAAAGCAATgtctttttctaattaattatttttatttttattattattattatttatccttccttctttccttccttcagGTTGCGGGGGCAGTTGCccaagcagggaagcccagatctctctctcacattcaccagctcatccgggggaaCCTGAGGTGTTctcaggccagccgagagatgtagtccgtccagcgtgtcctgggtgtTCCCCGGGATCTACTTCTGGTGGGACATACCCCAAACACCTCACcacactattaaaaaaaataataacaaacaacaaaaaacaaaaacaaaacaaaactaaaagaaaactaCTGCAACGTTGTAATTTCTCTTTGGGATAAATGCAGTATTTCATTTCATAATTGGTTCCAGCTTCTCCTTACAAATGCTCCTCTGTTCTGGCAACAAATCTAAATTATAGATCAGTAGATAGGACATTAAACAACCTCCTTTGGAGAAGACATCTTTTGGTTGAAgtcttatattttatttaagacaTCAACCAAATTATATTTGTAGGAAATCTGTTGAAGTTGATTTTCCatctctgtaaataaaaacttaaagtaTCCATCTTCTGTTGGTTTGATAATGCCTTTCTTCACATCAGTTTTACGTTAACAAGCTATGATGAGCAGATAAAATCCACCTCAGTATCATCAGAAGAGTTGCTCCAGTTTTAAAGTCATGAGATGAGGCAACTGATgtgacacatttacatgaaagtgtgacagattatatacCCAGTCTTTTGAAGTGTTTGCCTTTGCTGGAGGAAATGTGACCTTTTGTTCTGTGatgaaatgcttttttttaaaaataatcacgGGAGCATTAAGAAAGAGCCTATCATGGTTATAGATGTCATAGCCATAGAAAATGGcaatgttttggttgtgtgaCTCAGCAGCAGTATGTTTTAAAAGTTCAACTCTTGGCTCAGttctgaaacattttcagaagtcttcattttcagtctgaagATGTTGTTGCCTGGTTTATTTGTCCTTCAATTACTCAGTTTTGTTGATGCCTATCCTAATGGTGCTCCCACTGGTGCCTGTGAGGATATGCTGCCTCGTCATGGAGTCTTGCCTCAGCCTTCACCAGCTCCCTACATTCTTCTCACAAACATGAAGACATTTCAGCCTGGCAAGCCCATCACCGGTAAGAGTTCTACAGCTTGTGATAAAGATCTGGATCAGTAAAACTGCAAGTACAAActcagttctgtttttattctgtgatATTTAACAatgaaacagaattttttttcaattctacttaaagcaatagattGCTGTATTTTTCCACCATTGTTATTCAGATATTTGATATGatcttaaatatttaacagCTTTTGTTGCATCACAGCTCTTATTCATTGTAGGTGTCTGTCTTGGATTGTTAAATTCAAGGCCCTTATCCTTTAAAACTCACAAATACTTTTGATTTAGCAGTAGCCTCAttacctatatatatatatatattttacttattaaataagatttaaaaaactgTCTGTTTGAGCTGTGTATATATAACAGAataacagaattaaataaaactgttgtgttttcttgCAGTGACTATAATTGGACCAGCATACAGAGGGGTTCTTTTGGAAGCTCGAACAGATGGCAACACTAATGCTCTGGGGAGCTGGGTGCTTCCTCCTCCAGACACAAAATTCCTTCAGGTGACTTTTCCATTTTAGCCACTATTGAATAGGAGATGTTATGTGCATAGTGTAGAGCTAAGCCTTCACACTGCTCCTACTGTTACTGGTCATGCCTTTGCCCCAAAATACAATCAGACAAGATTAAGCACTGACAATGGAAATAATGGAAATAACATCTTACAAGGGCAAATAATTTTTGCACACAGTGCTCAGGGAATCCAAAAGGAGCTGTGACTCACGCCAATACCAACCTGAAGGGAAACACCACCGTGTACAACTGGATCCCACCCAGCACCATGAGTCCtgtttatttcatgtaaatCTGATTtccatattattatttattttattataatatttatagCTTCTGTTTTAACACAAACAATCTTCTATCATTTGAAAAAAGCAACTGTCAAAGCATGAAAAATCTCTGGACTAAAGCTCTGTTCTTCTTCAGTGCCACTGTGGCTCAGCAGCGCACTGTCTTCTGGGTTAATGTGACGTCCACCACTCTGACCAGCGGTGGGTACAGTAAAGTACAGCAGAGtgtcaaatcaaaataaaatttaaactaCAGTTTCTGAATTTTTCACTGTCTCTCCTGTTTTTCAGGGAAAACTGATGGACTCGGCCTGGCTACAGATGCAAGTGAAGGAATGGCtgaaaaaaaaccttttcttcTCTTAATATGCATTTTGGTGTTACAGATCTTTAAATGAATATTGAATATTTACTCCATTCTGCTTGGCTCTGACTGCAGTTGtgcattaaactaaaaaaaacattcttgtcTCAACTGTatattactttacttgtttgttttttatatactttGAAGTGGTATGGTTTCATCCCTGAACAGCATGGattttaagtagtttttttcttttgttaaccTCTTGTGTTGCATAAGAAGCATTAAAATGTTGAGAACATAAATACATCCTACATGCTTGATATCATATTATGTAAATTTACTTTCCacatatataaatgtttaatgttgaGATTGAAAAGCATCAACCTGCTAAGTCCATAGTTTTTATTGGTCATGTTCCATCCTATTAAAATTGTATTTCAGCAAATCAACAAAATGCATTAGGGTTATGTATATAACAAGATGAGATTTTCATGGTGAATCACTTTAATTTCCAACATATTATTGCCTCTGAGCATTCtctattattactattactattattattattattattattattattattattattattattattattatttcaccaGACTGTGTTGATCTTAAGAATCataacacaagaacaaaaaccaacatgtaatcagaaaaaaactgtatacatcagtaaataaaagaaaaacagaaagccaGTGAAAACTTGTCAGTGCAAACCTGCATCTCTATTTATCCAGTTAATCAGTCACATctagtattaataataaaataatgcttTAATTCAAAGAAACTTTTGTCATTTCAGGAAAACAGATAAGTTGATGGAGAAAGTGATGGACTAAAGAGTGAGGTGCAGAATCTAATGGCAGTGTTTTTTATTGACTGAATTTCATCCACTTATTGAAGAGCATGTTATGACCTGCTTTTTCCACATGGTTTGATCTCCAACCCAGATTTCTAACATGATGTTGCACCGAATCACAAAAGAGGCTTAAAACAAGCAACTCGTGACATTTAAAGCTCTACAAAATATAAACCATTCCTTGCTAAATTTTCTGATTTCAGCTGAACTTTGCACCAAACACCCAAGTAACAGGTGTAAAGATGTGTTATTTTTCAGGTAACATAAGCTGAGttttcctaaaaataaaaaaaagcttgctAATGATAACAAGCTTCAACAACTAAACTAGTAAATATACTGGTAAATGGTGCATACTAAAGGGGTAAAATTCGAGGATCTTTGAAGATGATAAATATAACTGTTTTGGTGGGGGTGTAAAATGCATCCTAAGGCTTTTATTATATCTTAAGCTTAATAAAGAGTAAACTTTCAAGACTTTAATTTCTGATGTTCTTGAATAGTCTACACTGTATCTGTGACCTATTTGCCCTTTTCTGGTGAAGTATTGATTTTCAACTGACCCGGAGGCCTGTGGTCGCAGCTCCAGTCAGAAAGCATGCGTCACTCAATTATAATTAGTCCCTTTCCTCTGCATGCTGAAAGCTAGCTGTATATTTAAAGGGGATTCGAGCCTTGGAAATAGAAACCAGTGTTACCAGTTAGTTCACTAGTAAATGATTCAGTGACCTGTGGTCGTGCTCTCTATCACATACTAATCATATCTATTCTATCATGACAAGGTCAGTTGTTGAAAAGCTGTAAAACAATTGAAAGCTACATGAGGTTAGTGACCAGAAGACAACAGATAAGCTAATATCTAAGAAAGGAAAATAGTTTTACTCACTTCATTGGATGAAAACCACAGTacatgatttaatttaaaaccttAAATTGTGCAGAAATAGCAGATTTTAATTGCATGTAAGCTGatcttcttattttaatttagttttatataATCTTAATTATGATGGAAAGCATTTCTCTCTGACTACCAGCTGGCAGAGACATCCTCTTGTTCATCCCTTTCTAATCTCTTTCTTACTAAAGGACGTTGCACAGGCTGTACATTTATCAATGACAAGCTTCAACATCAACTGACTAAAgcaagtcatttttttttttaacataaataacataataGGACTAccataaagtttaattttttggtaattatttaatttggtgCACACATCAGGTATTTTCACCTTGCTTCACCTTGATCATCAAGGCATTTGGCAATTTTTGTTATAAATGAGTAAGATTAAGTAGGCCTATACATTTCtacaaaatctataaaatattgCTTCCTCTACAGTAGCAACCTATGTCCATGCTGTCctaacatgtaaacaaaaaacattgcaGCTGAGACTGGGTTAACAAGGGTGACAAGAATAATCCCTTGAAACATCTGCTCATCTTTCAACTCTGTGACATATATCGCACAAGTTGATATAAGTACTCAAAATGCAAGATGGCGCAGCTGGTTGTAGGCAAAGGGACACGCACACATGACACATGCTTCTGACATTTCAGTTCTCATTGATGCAGATCAAACACCTGTCCAAATGCATGCACAGTGTGCAGATTAAGGCTATCCCTTACTGCAGGGGCTTAGCTGACATCACTGTCTAAGCTCTGCATTCTTGACTTCCCACTATTCCTTTCATCTTCTTTAATCAACATGTTCAGCACCATAAAAAGGAATGGCCAACTGATGGGCTCTGCTGACCATTGTGCTGCTGGCATTTATAATTCAGAACACCCGTGTGTGCTTCCAAGTATTGATCCCATTCAAATCAATGCCAACCTTATTACATTGTATTTTCCTCATTGTTAGATCTATAATATGCAATATTTATCACATACAAGTGAAGCATCAGGTAAccataaatttaaaaactgctCCATTCATGTTAATATGTAACTACAGTTAGAGGGAAGTTGGGAACGATTGGAGATGTGTATGCATATTCAGGATTATGAACTAGCTGAAGTGAGCTGTGGTGAACTAATCAGGGATGGGGTAGCTGTTTTAGATTTATTTCTCCAGACATGTGCATGTTGAGCAGCAGCGCATCAATGTCCTCAGACTGTTAAAAATACAGGTTCTTGTGCAGCATATATGGATGTTTGCATGCATAAAAGAGATTTTGGCATTAGGCACTAAGTTAAGTGAATGTAATGATTTGAACAGTGACAGGAATCAGCTGATGTGACATGTACATGTGAACATGTATCACTTACTTAAATGTCTGtaaatgtcagtttttattacattaagtTTCTGTTGATATTCATAGTGAACAACATGTCTGTTATGTAAGAATGTGGTTGTTAAAAGGTTTGAGCTTAGAGCTGGGCCATATTACATGAAGTGTGGGTAGGGGGTGGGAGATGGAGAGATGCGAGAAAGGCAGAGCATGCGTGGGACAGTGGGGGAGAGGCtcacacagagaaagagaggttGGGAGTCACCAAAGCACAAGATAAGCGAGGACAGGCCACTGTTTCAGAGCTCGGATCACAGCTGGTATGAAGGGTGAAGAGGCTACAGGCAAAGCGACTGGCAGGGATGCAGTGGAATGAGTTTGGAATTTAACGTACTGGAGGATATAAGGATCTCCCAATTAACAACCAGGAAATATTTAAGGACTACTAGTGGAAGAGCAGTTTTTGAACGAGAAGCAAAAGAGTAATAACAGAGCTGATGTTGCGTATGTGCAGCCTAAGAGGATGTCATCTTGCATCTAAAACCACTGGATGCTGAAGTGAAAGTAAATCCATTGTGCTTCCTGTTCCACATCATATTAACAACTTGGTTTCCTTATAATTTTCTGCTCAttacctttttcattttccacatTATTTCTCCACAAGGAAAAACGGGAACTTACTTAAGTTTGGCATTGCTCATTttcaaaaagtaaatatataacCTGATTCATCATATTTAGAGCATAGTCCTGCAAGGAAGGATTGGAATGGAAAGTACAAGTGTTGTTACTTGAAAACGATCCACAAAGAAACACTGCATATATTTACTCAGTCTTTTATTGACATGCTGAAACTATGGAGGCTCTACACTGGCAAAAAACAGTGGAGGATAAACTGATAGAACTATTAGATCGTGCCAGGTTGGAAGTCCTACCAAGCTGTTTGAAACATGTGGTCCACTGAGAGCATGGAgccagagaaaacacacacccaGAGTAGCTTGTTGAGCAAGGTGGATGTGCCAGACCATGCTCACTATATTGTcgctttatttgtttttgtaatcgGGGCACTAGGCATCACCGGCAATGCCCTGGTTATGTTTGCATTCTACAGGTGAGCAAAtgacttatgttttttttttctttgaaatcatgtatttgtttgtgaatgcttttatgt containing:
- the si:dkey-251i10.2 gene encoding putative defense protein 3 → MLLPGLFVLQLLSFVDAYPNGAPTGACEDMLPRHGVLPQPSPAPYILLTNMKTFQPGKPITVTIIGPAYRGVLLEARTDGNTNALGSWVLPPPDTKFLQCSGNPKGAVTHANTNLKGNTTVYNWIPPSTMSPVYFIATVAQQRTVFWVNVTSTTLTSGGEN